In Thunnus thynnus chromosome 4, fThuThy2.1, whole genome shotgun sequence, a genomic segment contains:
- the tspan2a gene encoding tetraspanin-2a, which translates to MSSYVDGWLCSGAALIITCLMSSWKKKKRGFAEYSHPEGIALQIGDIDKSGDIMSKVQGGMKCVKYLLFVFNFIFWLSGLLVLAVGLWLRFDPQTVELLTGDKAPDTFFIAVYILLGAGGLMMIVGFFGCFGAVRESQCLLASFFACLLIIFGAEIAAGVFGFINKEQIVEEVQKFYSSSITDVSDANVTAIAFVYHRTLNCCGGSTPETSAPLCTEAPEDTQDCLTAITDFFNERLHIIGYTGIGIAGVMIIGMIFSMVLCCAIRNNREVI; encoded by the exons ATGTCTTCATATGTGGATGGATGGTTGTGTAGCGGTGCAGCTCTCATCATTACATGCTTGATGTCCagctggaagaagaagaagcgagGATTTGCAGAATATTCGCATCCAGAGGGCATCGCGCTTCAGATCGGAGATATCGACAAATCAGGTGACATCATGAGCAAAGTGCAGGGAGGGATGAAATGCGTGAAATATCTGCTTTTCGTCTTCAACTTCATCTTTTGG CTGTCAGGCTTGTTGGTGCTGGCTGTGGGACTTTGGCTCAGGTTTGACCCACAAACGGTGGAGCTCTTGACAGGTGACAAAGCCCCCGACACCTTCTTCATAG CTGTGTACATCCTTCTCGGTGCAGGAGGGTTAATGATGATCGTCGGGTTCTTTGGTTGTTTCGGGGCTGTACGTGAGTCTCAGTGTCTACTTGCATCG TTCTTCGCCTGCCTCCTGATCATCTTCGGTGCAGAGATTGCCGCTGGCGTGTTTGGATTCATAAACAAGGAACAG ATCGTTGAGGAAGTCCAAAAGTTTTATAGCAGCTCCATCACTGACGTCTCTGATGCGAACGTCACTGCGATAGCATTCGTTTATCACAGAACT ctgAACTGCTGTGGAGGTTCGACACCAGAAacttctgctcctctgtgtACAGAAGCTCCAGAGGACACTCAG gaCTGTCTGACTGCAATAACAGACTTCTTTAATGAAAGGCTGCACATCATTGGATACACTGGGATTGGTATTGCAGGAGTAATG ATCATCGGAATGATCTTCAGTATGGTCCTGTGTTGTGCCATCAGGAACAACAGGGAGGTTATATAG
- the slc25a55a gene encoding solute carrier family 25 member 55a isoform X1, translating into MSQQQISLPAKLINGGIAGIVGVTCVFPIDLAKTRLQNQRRGQQVYKSMMDCLVKTVRSEGYFGMYRGAAVNLTLVTPEKAIKLAANDLFRHHLAKDGKGLTVVKEMLAGCGAGMCQVIVTTPMEMLKIQLQDAGRLAAQQQKPVMMSPTKLVATNTMLSRSYNSGTVVTPPRAVSATQIAKELLHTQGIQGLYKGLGATLMRDVPFSVIYFPLFANLNRLGKPSPEESSPFYWAFLSGCAAGSTAAVAVNPCDVVKTRLQSLNKGSSEESYKGVVDCISKIMQKEGPSAFLKGAGCRALVIAPLFGIAQVMYFVGVGEYILDNSPLSLLSA; encoded by the exons ATGTCTCAGCAGCAGATCAG TCTCCCAGCCAAGCTCATTAACGGCGGTATCGCTGGCATCGTTGGTGTTACTTGTGTGTTCCCCATTGACTTGGCAAAGACCAGGTTGCAGAATCAGAGACGAGGTCAGCAGGTCTACAAGAGCAT GATGGACTGCCTTGTCAAAACAGTTCGATCAGAGGGCTACTTTGGAATGTACAGAG gtgCTGCTGTAAATTTGACCCTGGTTACCCCTGAGAAGGCAATCAAGCTGGCTGCTAATGACTTGTTCCGCCATCACCTTGCCAAAGATGG AAAGGGCCTGACAGTGGTTAAAGAGATGCTGGCTGGTTGTGGTGCTGGTATGTGCCAAGTCATTGTCACCACCCCAATGGAAATGCTGAAGATACAGCTACAGGATGCCGGCAGACTTG CGGCTCAGCAGCAAAAGCCAGTCATGATGTCTCCCACCAAGCTTGTGGCCACCAACACCATGCTCAGCCGCTCCTACAACTCCGGCACGGTGGTCACACCACCTCGAGCTGTGTCAGCTACACAGATAGCAAAGGAACTTCTCCACACTCAGGGCATCCAGGGGCTCTACAAAGGTCTGGGAGCAACACTGATgag gGACGTTCCCTTTTCTGTCATCTACTTCCCGTTGTTTGCCAACCTGAACCGCCTAGGCAAACCCAGTCCTGAGGAGTCCTCACCCTTCTACTGGGCTTTCCTCTCAGGCTGTGCAGCTGGATCTACCGCTGCAGTGGCTGTGAACCCATGTGATG TGGTGAAGACGAGACTGCAGTCACTGAACAAAGGGTCCAGTGAGGAGTCTTACAAAGGAGTTGTGGATTGTATAAG TAAAATAATGCAGAAGGAGGGACCCTCTGCCTTCCTGAAAGGCGCCGGCTGCCGAGCTCTGGTCATCGCACCTCTGTTTGGCATCGCGCAGGTTATGTACTTTGTTGGTGTTGGAGAATATATCCTGGACAACTCACCTCTAAGCCTCCTGTCAGCATGA
- the slc25a55a gene encoding solute carrier family 25 member 55a isoform X2 yields the protein MLAGCGAGMCQVIVTTPMEMLKIQLQDAGRLAAQQQKPVMMSPTKLVATNTMLSRSYNSGTVVTPPRAVSATQIAKELLHTQGIQGLYKGLGATLMRDVPFSVIYFPLFANLNRLGKPSPEESSPFYWAFLSGCAAGSTAAVAVNPCDVVKTRLQSLNKGSSEESYKGVVDCISKIMQKEGPSAFLKGAGCRALVIAPLFGIAQVMYFVGVGEYILDNSPLSLLSA from the exons ATGCTGGCTGGTTGTGGTGCTGGTATGTGCCAAGTCATTGTCACCACCCCAATGGAAATGCTGAAGATACAGCTACAGGATGCCGGCAGACTTG CGGCTCAGCAGCAAAAGCCAGTCATGATGTCTCCCACCAAGCTTGTGGCCACCAACACCATGCTCAGCCGCTCCTACAACTCCGGCACGGTGGTCACACCACCTCGAGCTGTGTCAGCTACACAGATAGCAAAGGAACTTCTCCACACTCAGGGCATCCAGGGGCTCTACAAAGGTCTGGGAGCAACACTGATgag gGACGTTCCCTTTTCTGTCATCTACTTCCCGTTGTTTGCCAACCTGAACCGCCTAGGCAAACCCAGTCCTGAGGAGTCCTCACCCTTCTACTGGGCTTTCCTCTCAGGCTGTGCAGCTGGATCTACCGCTGCAGTGGCTGTGAACCCATGTGATG TGGTGAAGACGAGACTGCAGTCACTGAACAAAGGGTCCAGTGAGGAGTCTTACAAAGGAGTTGTGGATTGTATAAG TAAAATAATGCAGAAGGAGGGACCCTCTGCCTTCCTGAAAGGCGCCGGCTGCCGAGCTCTGGTCATCGCACCTCTGTTTGGCATCGCGCAGGTTATGTACTTTGTTGGTGTTGGAGAATATATCCTGGACAACTCACCTCTAAGCCTCCTGTCAGCATGA